A stretch of Hemiscyllium ocellatum isolate sHemOce1 chromosome 38, sHemOce1.pat.X.cur, whole genome shotgun sequence DNA encodes these proteins:
- the LOC132833916 gene encoding free fatty acid receptor 2-like produces the protein MAELLLSDKLHITVYVVAIVTGLPFNLLALYAFLGRAKRKAAPDVIFLINLTISDLAFLLFLPFKILESARGSMWTLPTFLCPLSSLFYFSAVYGSILFLTAVSVERYLGVAFPIQYNLYRKPTYALLVSVLLWVCAFSHCSIVYIVEYQKVTNSSRNQTVCYSNFTHSQLVVLLPLRLELGIVLFCLPFLITTFCYSSFIRILLSSPHISYGKKQRAVGLVLATLLVFLICFAPYNISHFVGFIQQSSPPWRTDALLLSTFNTSLDPIIFYFSSTAVKQTCRSCLSSLSRELSSFKPFQILLSFLRKRNEALRADSFHQT, from the coding sequence ATGGCGGAGTTGTTGTTGTCTGACAAGTTGCACATCACGGTCTATGTGGTGGCCATTGTGACTGGGCTGCCCTTTAACCTGCTGGCCCTGTATGCCTTCCTGGGCAGGGCCAAGCGCAAAGCTGCTCCCGATGTCATCTTCCTCATCAACCTGACCATCTCCGACCTGGccttcctcctcttcctgcctttCAAGATCCTGGAGTCAGCGAGGGGCAGCATGTGGACTCTGCCCACCTTCCTGTGCCCGCTCAGCAGCCTGTTCTACTTCAGCGCTGTCTACggcagtatcctgttcctgacaGCCGTCAGCGTGGAGCGCTACCTGGGGGTTGCCTTCCCCATCCAGTACAACCTGTACCGCAAGCCCACCTACGCCCTGTTGGTCAGCGTCCTGCTCTGGGTCTGTGCCTTCTCCCATTGCAGCATCGTGTACATCGTGGAATACCAGAAGGTCACCAACTCCAGCAGGAACCAGACTGTGTGTTACAGTAACTTCACCCACAGCCAGCTGGTCGTCCTACTGCCACTCCGGCTGGAGCTGGGCATCGTGCTGTTCTGCCTACCCTTCCTGATCACCACCTTCTGTTACAGCAGCTTCATCCGGATCCTGctctcctccccccacatcaGCTACGGGAAGAAGCAGCGTGCCGTCGGCCTGGTGCTGGCCACCTTGCTGGTCTTCCTGATCTGCTTCGCCCCCTACAACATCTCCCACTTTGTGGGCTTCATCCAGCAGAGCAGCCCACCCTGGAGGACTGACGCCCTGCTGCTCAGCACCTTCAACACCAGCCTGGACCCCATCATCTTCTACTTCTCCTCCACCGCCGTCAAGCAGACCTGTAGGTCCTGCCTGAGCAGTCTGTCTCGGGAGCTCAGCTCCTTCAAACCCTTCCAGATCCTGCTCAGCTTCCTTCGCAAACGCAATGAAGCTCTCAGGGCAGACTCCTTCCACCAGACCTAG